The Melospiza georgiana isolate bMelGeo1 chromosome 9, bMelGeo1.pri, whole genome shotgun sequence genome has a segment encoding these proteins:
- the MCOLN3 gene encoding mucolipin-3 isoform X1: MENPEVAVSSCSAHDDENLSSYKRHSSVSQEALLEDQLRRKLKFFFMNPCEKFWARGRKPWKLGIQLLKIVMVTVQLVVFGLSNQMVVAFKEENTVAFKHLFLKGYMDRMDDTYAVYTQTDVYDQIFFAINQYLQLPNISVGNHAYEKRGAEETPLAVCQQFYKRGIICPGNDTFDIDPEIVTDCLYIEPTTSLHNATMGKHNLNFTLDFPRLVAVQLMFNLKAINLQTVRHHELPDCYDFTLRIVFDNKAHSGRIKISLDNDIAIRECKDWHVSGSIQKNTHYMMIFDAFVILTCLTSLILCTRSVIKGIWLQREFVSFFLYYYKKEVSFNDQMEFVNGWYILIIVSDVLTIVGSTLKMEIQAKSLTSYDVCSILLGISTMLVWLGVIRYLGFFQKYNLLILTLRAALPNVMRFCCCAAMIYLGYCFCGWIVLGPYHVKFRTLNMVSECLFSLINGDDMFATFAQMQQKSYLVWLFSRIYLYSFISLFIYMVLSLFIALITDTYETVKHYQQDGFPETELQKFISQCKDSPNSGKYRLEEESSASLFCCCNGCSGHI, encoded by the exons atggAGAATCCTGAGgtggctgtgagcagctgcagtgcacaTGATGATGAAAACCTTTCCAGCTACAAACGACACTCATCGGTATCACAGGAGGCACTTTTGGAAGACCAGCTTAGAAGGAAgttaaaatttttcttcatgaACCCGTGTGAGAAATTTTGGGCCCGGGGCAGAAAGCCTTGGAAACTTGGGATTCAACTACTCAAAATAGTAATGGTTACAGTCCAG CTGGTGGTTTTTGGACTGAGCAACCAAATGGTGGTTGCCTTCAAAGAAGAGAACACTGTTGCATTCAAACACCTGTTCTTGAAAGGATACATGGACAGAATGGATGATACCTATGCTGTATACACACAAACAGATGTCTATGACCAGATATTCTTTGCAATAAACCAG TACCTCCAGCTGCCCAACATCTCTGTTGGAAATCATGCTTATGAGaagaggggagcagaggagaCACCTCTGGCTGTTTGTCAGCAGTTCTACAAGCGAGGAATCATCTGTCCTGGAAACGACACCTTTGACATAGACCCAGAGATTGTGACTG ACTGCTTGTACATTGAGCCAACGACTTCTCTGCACAACGCCACGATGGGAAAGCACAATTTGAATTTCACTCTGGATTTCCCCAG gctggtggcagtgcagcTCATGTTCAATCTGAAGGCAATCAACCTCCAGACCGTCCGTCACCACGAGCTCCCCGACTGCTACGATTTCACTCTGCGG ATCGTGTTTGATAATAAAGCACACAGTGGAAGAATTAAAATAAGTCTAGACAATGACATAGCAATCAGGGAATGTAAAGACTGGCATGTTTCTGGATCAA TACAGAAGAACACTCATTACATGATGATCTTCGATGCTTTTGTCATATTGACTTGTCTGACTTCATTGATCCTTTGCACACGATCAGTGATTAAAGGAATTTGGCTCCAAAGG GAATTTGTAAGCTTTTTCCTGTATTATTATAAGAAAGAAGTATCTTTCAATGATCAAATGGAATTTGTCAATGGATGGTACATCCTGATTATAGTTAGTGATGTCCTAACTATTGTTGGATCAACTCTAAAGATGGAGATACAAGCTAAG AGTCTGACAAGTTATGATGTCTGCAGCATACTCTTAGGAATATCTACCATGCTTGTGTGGCTTGGAGTAATTCGCTACCTAGGTTTCTTTCAGAAGTATAAT CTTCTTATCCTAACACTGCGAGCAGCATTACCCAATGTAATGaggttctgctgctgtgctgctatGATCTACCTGGGCTATTGCTTCTGTGGATGGATTGTACTGGGACCATACCACGTGAAG TTTCGCACTCTGAACATGGTTTCTGAATGCCTTTTTTCATTGATCAATGGAGATGACATGTTTGCCACCTTTGcacaaatgcagcagaaaaGTTACTTGGTTTGGTTATTCAGTAGGATCTACCTCTACTCCTTCATCAGTCTGTTCATCTACATGGTGCTGAGTCTCTTCATTGCACTCATTACAGATACATATGAAACAGTCAAG CACTATCAGCAAGATGGCTTTCCAGAGACAGAACTTCAGAAATTTATATCACAGTGCAAAGACTCACCAAACTCTGGGAAATACAGGTTAGAGGAGGAAAGTTCTGCATCACTCTTCTGCTGTTGTAATG GTTGTAGTGGACATATTTAA
- the MCOLN3 gene encoding mucolipin-3 isoform X2: protein MENPEVAVSSCSAHDDENLSSYKRHSSVSQEALLEDQLRRKLKFFFMNPCEKFWARGRKPWKLGIQLLKIVMVTVQLVVFGLSNQMVVAFKEENTVAFKHLFLKGYMDRMDDTYAVYTQTDVYDQIFFAINQYLQLPNISVGNHAYEKRGAEETPLAVCQQFYKRGIICPGNDTFDIDPEIVTDCLYIEPTTSLHNATMGKHNLNFTLDFPRLVAVQLMFNLKAINLQTVRHHELPDCYDFTLRIVFDNKAHSGRIKISLDNDIAIRECKDWHVSGSIQKNTHYMMIFDAFVILTCLTSLILCTRSVIKGIWLQREFVSFFLYYYKKEVSFNDQMEFVNGWYILIIVSDVLTIVGSTLKMEIQAKSLTSYDVCSILLGISTMLVWLGVIRYLGFFQKYNVRISWDLHIVASYPNTASSITQCNEVLLLCCYDLPGLLLLWMDCTGTIPREVSHSEHGF from the exons atggAGAATCCTGAGgtggctgtgagcagctgcagtgcacaTGATGATGAAAACCTTTCCAGCTACAAACGACACTCATCGGTATCACAGGAGGCACTTTTGGAAGACCAGCTTAGAAGGAAgttaaaatttttcttcatgaACCCGTGTGAGAAATTTTGGGCCCGGGGCAGAAAGCCTTGGAAACTTGGGATTCAACTACTCAAAATAGTAATGGTTACAGTCCAG CTGGTGGTTTTTGGACTGAGCAACCAAATGGTGGTTGCCTTCAAAGAAGAGAACACTGTTGCATTCAAACACCTGTTCTTGAAAGGATACATGGACAGAATGGATGATACCTATGCTGTATACACACAAACAGATGTCTATGACCAGATATTCTTTGCAATAAACCAG TACCTCCAGCTGCCCAACATCTCTGTTGGAAATCATGCTTATGAGaagaggggagcagaggagaCACCTCTGGCTGTTTGTCAGCAGTTCTACAAGCGAGGAATCATCTGTCCTGGAAACGACACCTTTGACATAGACCCAGAGATTGTGACTG ACTGCTTGTACATTGAGCCAACGACTTCTCTGCACAACGCCACGATGGGAAAGCACAATTTGAATTTCACTCTGGATTTCCCCAG gctggtggcagtgcagcTCATGTTCAATCTGAAGGCAATCAACCTCCAGACCGTCCGTCACCACGAGCTCCCCGACTGCTACGATTTCACTCTGCGG ATCGTGTTTGATAATAAAGCACACAGTGGAAGAATTAAAATAAGTCTAGACAATGACATAGCAATCAGGGAATGTAAAGACTGGCATGTTTCTGGATCAA TACAGAAGAACACTCATTACATGATGATCTTCGATGCTTTTGTCATATTGACTTGTCTGACTTCATTGATCCTTTGCACACGATCAGTGATTAAAGGAATTTGGCTCCAAAGG GAATTTGTAAGCTTTTTCCTGTATTATTATAAGAAAGAAGTATCTTTCAATGATCAAATGGAATTTGTCAATGGATGGTACATCCTGATTATAGTTAGTGATGTCCTAACTATTGTTGGATCAACTCTAAAGATGGAGATACAAGCTAAG AGTCTGACAAGTTATGATGTCTGCAGCATACTCTTAGGAATATCTACCATGCTTGTGTGGCTTGGAGTAATTCGCTACCTAGGTTTCTTTCAGAAGTATAATGTAAGGATCTCCTGGGATCTTCATATTGTTG CTTCTTATCCTAACACTGCGAGCAGCATTACCCAATGTAATGaggttctgctgctgtgctgctatGATCTACCTGGGCTATTGCTTCTGTGGATGGATTGTACTGGGACCATACCACGTGAAG TTTCGCACTCTGAACATGGTTTCTGA